The Bradysia coprophila strain Holo2 unplaced genomic scaffold, BU_Bcop_v1 contig_732, whole genome shotgun sequence genome has a window encoding:
- the LOC119084044 gene encoding ketohexokinase-like — protein MSDNAAIKNESENKKSVLCVGMCVLDIVHVCNEFPVEDQDKRSKHGRWQRGGNASNNCTVLSQMDMACEFFGPLTKLKMFQFVLDDMTDRKIDYSHCAYHNCEAPISSILLNEATGSRTIIHSNPNMPYVTYDDFRCLNLTDYGWIHFEGRHHEETMKMMQSVVAFNEGRLDRITVSLELEKLQPENLSLAKFADVVIISKDLAIHLGYENKTMAVHSFRKRTRTGNIIICPWGTDGVAALDSNDKLFTAEAYPPDIVVDSLGAGDTFAAAVIFSLYWKHTLDFAIKFASRLAGLKVGFFGYDQIRENFKKFL, from the exons ATGAGTGACAACGCGGCAATTAAGAATGAAAGTGAGAATAAGAAGTCGGTGTTGTGTGTCGGGATGTGTGTGTTAGATATCGTTCATGTGTGCAACGAATTTCCAGTAGAAGACCAAGATAAGAG ATCGAAGCATGGTCGCTGGCAACGAGGTGGCAATGCATCGAATAATTGCACCGTGCTCAGCCAAATGGACATGGCATGCGAATTTTTCGGTCCATTAAccaaactgaaaatgttccaATTCGTTCTGGATGATATGACGGACCGGAAAATCGACTACAGCCACTGTGCGTATCACAATTGCGAAGCGCCGATATCgtcaattttgttgaatgagGCGACAGGATCGCGAACGATTATTCATTCGAATCCGAATATGCCGTATGTGACGTACGACGATTTCAGATGCTTGAATTTGACTGATTATGGATGGATTCATTTTGAG GGAAGACATCATGAGGAGACTATGAAAATGATGCAATCCGTTGTTGCTTTTAACGAAGGAAGATTGGACAGGATTACAGTGTCTTTGGAGTTGGAAAAACTTCAGCCGGAAAATCTTTCTCTCGCCAAGTTTGCTGATGTTGTTATAATAAGCAAGGATCTGGCCATACATTTGGGatacgaaaacaaaaccaTGGCCGTGCATAGTTTCCGTAAACGGACAAGAACAGG AAATATCATAATATGCCCATGGGGTACTGATGGTGTGGCTGCATTAGATTCAAACGATAAATTATTCACTGCTGAAGCCTATCCGCCGGATATCGTCGTTGATTCGTTAGGTGCTGGGGATACGTTTGCTGCTGCAGTAATTTTCTCGTTATATTGGAAGCATACGTTGGATTTTGCGATTAAATTCGCCAGTCGCTTGGCTGGATTGAAAGTTGGCTTTTTCGGATACGATCAGATTCgtgagaattttaagaaatttttatga
- the LOC119084059 gene encoding acidic phospholipase A2 PA4 isoform X2 has protein sequence MTQLRKTIILCLCLIYTSSETESAVLIADFSMTRMIELFAKRPYCKVHTDRGDIQRMLLHADPKKARQVSRENLVALEEVCLEAGGLSGELQGGLGFIYPGTKWCGPGNIASEYSELGRYADEDRCCREHDLCPHTLSPGECKRGLCNSQSFTRSHCDCDARFRRCLQGLNTETANTLGAVFFNVVQISCFKERRPCSVYQRAGYNKTVTDELCSQWKFRPSEKYISSLPYKSYK, from the exons ATGACTCAACTACGAAAAACCATCATACTCTGTCTGTGTCTCATCTACACCAGCTCCGAAACGGAATCAGCCGTACTGATTGCCGACTTTTCCATGACCCGTATGATCGAACTGTTCGCCAAACGACCGTACTGCAAAGTGCACACCGATCGAGGAGACATTCAGCGAATGCTGCTGCATGCTGATCCGAAGAAAGCACGCCAAGTGTCCAGAGAGAATTTGGTTGCATTGGAGGAAGTTTGCTTGGAGGCGGGCGGTTTGTCGGGCGAACTGCAAGGTGGATTAGGATTCATCTATCCAGGGACGAAATGGTGTGGACCCG GCAACATTGCATCCGAATACAGTGAATTGGGTCGTTATGCTGATGAGGACAGATGCTGTCGAGAACATGATCTTTGTCCGCACACTCTGTCGCCTG GTGAATGCAAAAGGGGATTGTGCAATTCGCAATCATTCACACGATCACATTGCGATTGTGATGCCAGATTTCGACGATGCTTGCAGGGATTGAATACAG aaacgGCAAACACGCTTGGCGCCGTTTTCTTCAACGTGGTGCAAATTTCTTGCTTTAAGGAGAGACGACCGTGTTCCGTGTATCAGAG AGCCGGCTACAATAAAACCGTTACCGATGAACTGTGCTCACAGTGGAAATTTCGACCATCAGAGAAATATATTTCCAGCTTGCCGTACAAATCTTACAAATAA
- the LOC119084059 gene encoding acidic phospholipase A2 PA4 isoform X1, translating into MRCVKSQENMTQLRKTIILCLCLIYTSSETESAVLIADFSMTRMIELFAKRPYCKVHTDRGDIQRMLLHADPKKARQVSRENLVALEEVCLEAGGLSGELQGGLGFIYPGTKWCGPGNIASEYSELGRYADEDRCCREHDLCPHTLSPGECKRGLCNSQSFTRSHCDCDARFRRCLQGLNTETANTLGAVFFNVVQISCFKERRPCSVYQRAGYNKTVTDELCSQWKFRPSEKYISSLPYKSYK; encoded by the exons ATGACTCAACTACGAAAAACCATCATACTCTGTCTGTGTCTCATCTACACCAGCTCCGAAACGGAATCAGCCGTACTGATTGCCGACTTTTCCATGACCCGTATGATCGAACTGTTCGCCAAACGACCGTACTGCAAAGTGCACACCGATCGAGGAGACATTCAGCGAATGCTGCTGCATGCTGATCCGAAGAAAGCACGCCAAGTGTCCAGAGAGAATTTGGTTGCATTGGAGGAAGTTTGCTTGGAGGCGGGCGGTTTGTCGGGCGAACTGCAAGGTGGATTAGGATTCATCTATCCAGGGACGAAATGGTGTGGACCCG GCAACATTGCATCCGAATACAGTGAATTGGGTCGTTATGCTGATGAGGACAGATGCTGTCGAGAACATGATCTTTGTCCGCACACTCTGTCGCCTG GTGAATGCAAAAGGGGATTGTGCAATTCGCAATCATTCACACGATCACATTGCGATTGTGATGCCAGATTTCGACGATGCTTGCAGGGATTGAATACAG aaacgGCAAACACGCTTGGCGCCGTTTTCTTCAACGTGGTGCAAATTTCTTGCTTTAAGGAGAGACGACCGTGTTCCGTGTATCAGAG AGCCGGCTACAATAAAACCGTTACCGATGAACTGTGCTCACAGTGGAAATTTCGACCATCAGAGAAATATATTTCCAGCTTGCCGTACAAATCTTACAAATAA
- the LOC119084047 gene encoding transcription initiation factor TFIID subunit 8 gives MEKAQDNQVIGNPRRLVLKQAVANILQEKGFETVEKQCIETLTEMIQSLITEIGQSSRNYCELSGRTQPVIGDVVVALINAGISIQGLETFAKRESRVILQPPQQISATKQLNLLQAGTKNSHPTHIPNHLPVLPDPHAYIRTPTHKQPVTEYEAIREKAANQKKDVERALTRFLAKTSETHSLFDVEDNQMFPLIACKPAFPTYLQALNPTDQVFDFEELEYHYQVANRTEDAPSKDAGDDDDDDGDEMKESKSEEKMDDTVSTEMIGAVTAANNSPTIDNPYLRAAKIPK, from the exons ATGGAAAAAGCACAGGACAATCAAGTGATTGGCAATCCCAGACGCCTTGTACTCAAACAGGCCGTTGCGAATATTTTACAGGAAAAAGGATTCGAGACGGTGGAAAAACAGTGCATCGAAACATTGACCGAAATGATACAAAGTT TAATCACAGAAATAGGCCAATCATCGAGAAATTATTGCGAATTATCTGGTCGAACACAGCCGGTCATTGGTGACGTTGTGGTCGCTCTGATAAACGCTGGCATCAGCATCCAGGGCTTGGAAACGTTTGCAAAGCGTGAAAGCCGAGTGATATTACAACCACCACAGCAGATTAGCGCCACCAAGCAATTGAATTTACTGCAAGCTGGTACGAAGAACTCTCATCCCACCCATATACCCAATCATTTGCCAGTACTGCCAGATCCTCATGCATACATTCGAACACCG ACACACAAACAACCGGTTACCGAGTACGAGGCGATTCGGGAGAAAGCTGCCAATCAAAAGAAAGATGTGGAACGAGCGCTGACACGATTTTTAGCCAAAACCAGCGAAACGCACAGTTTGTTCGACGTGGAAGATAATCAAATGTTTCCGT TAATCGCATGCAAACCGGCATTTCCCACATATTTACAAGCGCTTAACCCCACCGACCAGGTGTTCGATTTCGAAGAGTTGGAATACCACTATCAAGTAGCCAATAGAACTGAGGATGCACCGAGCAAAG ATGCTGGCGACGATGACGACGATGATGGTGACGAAATGAAGGAGAGTAAATCAGAAGAGAAAATGGACGACACTGTATCGACCGAAATGATTGGAGCGGTAACAGCCGCGAACAATAGTCCAACGATCGATAATCCGTATCTGAGAGCcgccaaaattcccaaatga